The following proteins are encoded in a genomic region of Colletotrichum higginsianum IMI 349063 chromosome 9, whole genome shotgun sequence:
- a CDS encoding Aminobenzoyl-glutamate utilization protein B — translation MGTQRLSRALVVVLGASSIAASSLLPRQSNGTSGDPSPYLDAVSEYINSIVDDLWPINKEIHDNPELGYEEVKAHDLLTSFMESHEGWNVTRSIYNISTAFVAVFEGSGDGPVVSFNAEYDALPGLGHACGHNLIATASIGGALATAEIMRAENLPGKVILFGTPAEESLGGKVKLLEAGAFRDHNIDISLITHPTAGGDSPYMITTSTDRFEVEYYGKEAHAAAQPWEGVNAQDALVLANNAIALLRQQTRSTDKIHGIITSAGTRINIIPALAQASFQIRSADDEALEEWTERVMKCFDAGALATGAELNVTMRPYGYSNMVSNDVLASSYTRYFTELGGELPDADVDKLRDPSGSTDQGNISHDFPTISPYFAITNENGSVPSGGTHTAAFEVAAGSRPAFEKAIMVAKSIAGVAVDVLTVDGMLEQIKEEFEATQGKRRKRRSVH, via the exons ATGGGAACCCAACGTCTTTCCAGagcgctcgtcgtcgttctAGGCGCGAGCTCAATAGCTGCATCTTCCCTACTCCCCCGCCAGAGCAATGGAACCAGCGGCGACCCCAGCCCATACTTGGACGCTGTGTCAGAGTACATCAactccatcgtcgacgacctgtGGCCCATCAACAAAGAAATTCATGACAATCCGGAACTCGGATATGAGGAGGTCAAGGCTCACGATCTCCTCACTTCCTTCATGGAGTCTCACGAGGGATGGAACGTGACTAGGTCTATCTACAACATCAGCACTGCGTTCGTAGCCGTGTTTGagggcagcggcgacgggcCTGTCGTGTCCTTCAACGCCGAGTATG ATGCTCTACCAGGCCTTGGACATGCCTGTGGCCACAACCTCATTGCCACGGCTTCCATCGGAGGAGCTCTCGCCACCGCGGAGATCATGCGTGCCGAGAACCTTCCAGGCAAAGTCATCTTGTTCGGCACTCCTGCTGAAGAGA GTCTTGGTGGCAAGGTCAAGTTGCTCGAAGCGGGCGCCTTCAGAGACCACAACATCGACATCTCCCTCATCACCCACCCCACGGCGGGAGGGGACTCGCCCTACATGATCACCACCTCCACCGACCGCTTCGAAGTGGAATACTACGGCAAAGAGGCCCACGCCGCGGCCCAGCCCTGGGAGGGCGTCAACGCCCAAGACGCACTCGTCCTTGCCAACAATGCCATCGCCCTCCTTCGCCAGCAGACCCGGTCCACGGACAAGATCCACGGCATCATCACCTCGGCCGGTACGCGCATCAACATCATCCCCGCGCTGGCTCAGGCCTCGTTCCAGATCCgctccgccgacgacgaggcgctcgaggagtGGACGGAGCGCGTCATGAAGTGcttcgacgccggcgcgctGGCCACGGGCGCCGAGCTGAACGTCACCATGCGCCCGTACGGGTACTCCAACATGGTCTCCAACGACGTGCTCGCTTCTTCCTACACGAGGTACTTCACTGAGCTGGGGGGCGAGCTCCccgatgccgacgtcgacaagctgCGCGACCCGAGCGGTAGCACCGACCAGGGCAACATCAGCCACGACTTCCCGACCATCAGCCCGTACTTTGCCATCACCAACGAGAACGGCAGCGTTCCGTCCGGGGGAACCCACACTGCCGCTTTCGAGGTTGCGGCGGGCAGCCGTCCAGCCTTCGAAAAGGCTATCATGGTCGCCAAGAGCATCGCTGGTGTTGCCGTCGACGTGTTGACGGTTGACGGCATGCTTGAACAGATCAAGGAAGAGTTTGAGGCCACGCAGGGCAAGCGCAGAAAGCGTCGCTCGGTTCACTGA
- a CDS encoding Nacht domain protein — MALVPSTASSRWNAELRLAQAVSQFEADLTSDQKAAFNKQRLYRRTNPPDSSDVMRLTAEIDRQAAQKGRGVRCFGPRLTNVLQAVKQFASIGDVLVGGSQNIVACGVWTAVRMSLLLMANFSSHLETVSLLFMAVGRSAPRYQTLALIYPHSKNLASHLSEYFILIVQLCHRLLKFTQKSFLGQLAASLSDPEMKTFQTELEIWASNIREEVNLLLNQKVDDESSKNSRFRALSTKFSETQAQRQKLKHRLHVLNACSAHDHESTWKQTRKIGSTSLFSRHEEYDSWKASPRSSTLIWAGKLGSGKSVLMANIVDDLNLATENLKITVAYFFCRHDLPQSLEARNIIGSLARQVLDKHETPSAHGETLQEGDLPAVITIVEMVEMLSRCDFKGTRPMFLLDGLDECTQRERSLVCSTLGQLQNESSLLVCISVRLDAGKSLDKDIRQLVNRSTITMPQQHLEMVDFINAKLKDCLTSERLNIGDPAIIVDIRKTLLEEADGMFLWVALQIDSLCERHTDQEIRQALLDLPKGLPATFQRILDAASPQTRPLQTKILRLISISHRPLTIEELKEALSVDPGNPKWNPANVINNMRSAMASCGSLLVVDEEELTVRLVHHSVCQFLHNDCKIEGEQMKAPKANAAMTGIIVTYLMFSTFERQLAKVSSPNIQAAPIPSNIIRSVTNHSTRTRDLALRLLGSSKKTDVDASKVLVKGNETLKTREEVHHFFSYTKESLLYHVISTDQHEEWAYKMLVEVFETRQITTEITDLRGRSPLSYFAEHGHEEMVAQLLSKGADPFQPDKEDGRTPLIWASVTGQWEIINQLVQEIENLTSRLDRARVSTKAIMNTKNDRLTAVDTIYGQPATEWAFSRGHNDIYLYLFRRHQGRVSDSHLPLISSFSNISIKVVTEKTFHHHGSRGVMALRPLLLNDPGRPLEISCDDEMTLDDLIFEIHSVGGKTLAYIDERIEVWILGDHLTWLPPRKLSDNRQKIHDICRQHVRPFNFYFWAGTPKKIDLEEIGVERLQFEFVFVFLKEYNLGNGLAMGIGTFYIPSCITIAELAARVIKNEGWSDDLDRIPISKEQPENDYNPFVSLESSQTVAEAGLVHGSILRFGRKRL; from the exons ATGGCCCTTGTTCCGAGTACTGCCTCTTCCCGATGGAATGCAGAACTCCGTCTCGCACAGGCGGTCTCGCAGTTCGAAGCCGACTTGACAAGCGACCAAAAAGCCGCGTTCAACAAACAGCGGCTCTATCGTCGCACCAACCCGCCCGACAGCAGCGATGTTATGCGACTCACTGCCGAGATCGACCGGCAAGCAGCTCAAAAGGGCCGCGGAGTTCGGTGCTTCGGCCCCCGACTCACCAACGTGCTCCAGGCCGTAAAGCAATTCGCTTCGATTGGCGACGTCCTCGTGGGCGGCTCTCAGAACATTGTTGCGTGCGGTGTTTGGACTGCCGTGCGAATGTCACTACTT CTCATGGCCAATTTCTCCTCTCACCTTGAGACTGTGTCACTTCTCTTCATGGCCGTTGGCCGCTCGGCACCTCGATACCAGACCTTGGCTCTCATATACCCTCACTCAAAAAACCTAGCGTCCCATCTCTCAGAATACTTTATCCTCATCGTTCAGCTCTGCCACCGTTTGCTTAAGTTCACGCAAAAGTCTTTTCTCGGACAGTTGGCTGCGTCGCTATCCGACCCCGAGATGAAGACGTTTCAAACTGAACTGGAAATCTGGGCGAGCAACATCAGGGAAGAAGTCAACCTCCTGCTGAACCAAAAGGTGGACGACGAATCGTCTAAAAACTCCCGCTTCAGAGCCCTATCGACCAAATTCTCAGAGACACAAGCACAACGACAAAAGTTGAAGCATAGGCTTCATGTCCTGAATGCCTGTTCTGCACACGACCACGAGTCTACCTGGAAACAGACGAGGAAGATTGGCAGCACTTCTCTTTTCAGTCGCCATGAAGAGTACGACTCTTGGAAAGCAAGCCCCCGTTCGAGCACGCTGATCTGGGCAGGGAAACTGGGTTCAGGGAAATCGGTCCTGATGGCCAACATTGTGGATGACCTCAATCTTGCCACCGAGAATCTAAAGATCACAGTGGCCTACTTCTTCTGTCGACACGACCTCCCTCAAAGTTTGGAGGCACGGAATATCATCGGTTCCTTGGCCCGCCAGGTACTTGACAAGCACGAGACTCCCTCCGCCCACGGAGAGACATTACAAGAAGGCGACCTTCCAGCAGTGATAACCATCGTTGAAATGGTAGAAATGCTGTCACGATGCGACTTCAAGGGCACAAGACCCATGTTTCTCCTCGATGGACTAGACGAGTGCACTCAACGCGAGCGATCACTTGTTTGCTCTACTCTTGGTCAGTTACAAAATGAGTCCAGTCTACTGGTCTGCATCTCGGTCCGGCTCGATGCAGGCAAATCCTTGGATAAAGACATCCGACAACTAGTCAACAGGAGTACCATTACTATGCCCCAGCAACATCTCGAGATGGTCGATTTCATCAACGCCAAGCTGAAGGATTGTCTTACTTCAGAACGGCTTAACATAGGAGACCCGGCCATTATTGTCGATATTCGCAAGACATTACTGGAGGAGGCTGATGGCATGTTTCTCTGGGTGGCACTTCAGATCGACTCGCTATGTGAGAGGCATACAGACCAGGAAATCAGGCAAGCATTGCTTGATTTGCCCAAAGGACTACCTGCAACGTTTCAAAGGATACTCGATGCAGCGTCACCACAGACGCGACCGCTCCAGACAAAAATCCTCCGGCTCATCTCAATCTCTCATCGTCCTCTTACTATAGAAGAGCTGAAAGAGGCCCTGAGCGTCGACCCCGGAAACCCCAAGTGGAACCCGGCAAACGTCATCAACAACATGCgctcggccatggcgtcTTGCGGAAGCCTTCTGGTggttgacgaggaagaaCTGACTGTCCGACTTGTCCACCACAGTGTCTGCCAATTCCTTCACAACGATTGCAAAATTGAGGGAGAACAAATGAAGGCACCGAAAGCAAACGCTGCGATGACGGGCATTATCGTGACATATCTTATGTTTAGTACCTTCGAGAGACAACTTGCGAAAGTATCCTCCCCTAACATACAGGCTGCACCCATTCCCTCCAACATCATCCGATCGGTTACCAATCACTCTACGAGAACCAGAGACTTGGCTTTGCGACTACTAGGCTCATCAAAAAAGACAGACGTGGACGCTAGCAAAGTGCTTGTTAAGGGAAACGAAACGCTCAAAACTAGGGAGGAGGTTCACCATTTCTTTTCATATACGAAAGAGAGCCTCCTGTACCATGTGATATCGACAGACCAGCACGAAGAATGGGCATACAAGATGCTGGTTGAAGTGTTTGAAACAAGACAGATCACGACGGAAATAACTGACCTCAGGGGACGAAGTCCGTTGTCCTACTTCGCCGAGCATGGTCATGAAGAAATGGTCGCCCAGCTTCTGAGCAAGGGTGCAGACCCATTTCAACCCGACAAGGAAGATGGAAGAACGCCCTTGATCTGGGCGTCTGTGACGGGGCAGTGGGAAATTATCAACCAACTCGTACAAGAGATTGAGAACCTCACTTCTAGACTGGATCGCGCCAGAGTCTCCACAAAAGCGATCATGAACACAAAGAATGATCGTCTTACCGCAGTAGATACAATCTATGGCCAACCTGCAACGGAGTGGGCATTCTCACGAGGTCACAACGACATCTACCTATATTTGTTCCGGAGACATCAAGGGAGAGTCTCCGACAGCCACTTGCCTCTCATCAGTTCCTTCTCAAACATATCCATCAAGGTGGTCACAGAAAAAACATTTCATCATCATGGCTCGAGGGGGGTCATGGCCTTGCGGCCACTACTTCTAAATGATCCGGGTCGACCTCTGGAAATATCATGCGACGACGAAATGACACTTGACGATCTTATCTTTGAGATTCATTCCGTGGGTGGAAAAACACTTGCCTATATCGATGAGAGGATTGAGGTCTGGATTCTTGGCGATCACCTAACATGGCTACCTCCCAGAAAGCTCTCCGACAACCGACAGAAGATCCATGATATATGCAGGCAACATGTGCGTCCCTTCAACTTCTACTTCTGGGCGGGGACACCTAAGAAAATTGATTTGGAGGAAATTGGCGTAGAACGGCTCCAATTCGAGTTTGTTTTCGTGTTTCTCAAAGAGTACAACCTTGGAAACGGCTTGGCGATGGGCATTGGGACATTTTACATCCCTAGTTGTATTACAATAGCTGAGCTGGCTGCACGTGTCATCAAAAACGAAGGCTGGTCCGATGATTTGGACCGCATTCCCATCTCCAAG GAGCAACCGGAAAACGATTACAATCCATTTGTTTCACTGGAGTCCAGTCAAACTGTTGCCGAAGCAGGCTTAGTGCATGGTTCTATCCTTCGCTTCGGGAGGAAGCGATTATAA